A genomic segment from Nodularia sphaerocarpa UHCC 0038 encodes:
- a CDS encoding glycosyltransferase family 2 protein, giving the protein MNIKIKNEIPTNMPLVSVIMAAYNAEIFISKTLNSILAQTYKNIEVIVVDDGSQDKTSEIVESFAKKDHRVILLKQANSGVAVARNLAIENSHGEYIAPIDADDIWYPQNIEKQLQSLLKSEPSVGLVYAWSIYIDENDLPMNMILDSTEEGEVCLKFVNINFIGHASATLIRRECFEQIGGYNTQFREQNAQGCEDFDLYLRIAEKYEFRVVPEILIGYRQVFGSMSCNSLAMEKSRKLALVDFQCRNPEISPTTYTYSWTNFYAYLAYKSNVSDDHWNGMIWSWKGIKVDPKFWYNYKVLLFSIVKMIAKPVSSLIWPNYKSWFVFKRNIKRYMISNKQQSIMPNDNVRSDV; this is encoded by the coding sequence ATGAACATAAAAATAAAGAATGAAATTCCAACTAATATGCCATTAGTTTCAGTAATAATGGCTGCCTATAATGCAGAGATATTTATTAGTAAGACCCTAAATTCTATTTTAGCCCAAACTTATAAAAATATAGAAGTGATAGTAGTGGATGATGGTTCCCAAGATAAAACATCAGAAATTGTCGAATCATTTGCTAAAAAAGATCATCGAGTCATTCTCTTAAAACAAGCAAATTCCGGAGTAGCAGTTGCTCGCAATTTAGCTATTGAAAATTCTCATGGCGAATATATTGCACCCATTGATGCGGATGATATTTGGTATCCCCAGAATATTGAAAAGCAACTGCAATCCTTGTTAAAATCAGAACCATCTGTAGGATTAGTATATGCATGGTCAATTTACATTGATGAGAATGACTTACCCATGAATATGATCCTAGATTCGACAGAAGAAGGAGAAGTTTGTCTCAAGTTTGTAAATATCAATTTTATAGGTCATGCAAGTGCTACTCTCATCCGTCGTGAGTGTTTTGAGCAAATTGGTGGTTACAATACTCAATTTAGAGAACAAAATGCTCAAGGCTGTGAAGATTTTGATCTTTATTTACGCATTGCCGAAAAATATGAATTTCGAGTTGTTCCAGAGATACTAATTGGCTATCGTCAGGTATTTGGTAGTATGTCTTGTAACTCTCTCGCAATGGAAAAATCACGGAAATTAGCCTTGGTAGATTTCCAGTGCAGAAATCCAGAAATATCTCCGACAACTTATACATATTCCTGGACTAATTTCTATGCTTATTTAGCGTACAAAAGTAATGTTTCTGATGATCATTGGAATGGTATGATCTGGTCTTGGAAAGGTATAAAAGTAGATCCCAAATTTTGGTACAATTATAAAGTCTTGTTATTTAGCATTGTAAAAATGATAGCTAAACCAGTAAGTTCTTTGATTTGGCCAAACTACAAATCATGGTTTGTTTTTAAAAGAAATATTAAGAGATATATGATTTCTAATAAGCAGCAGTCAATTATGCCTAATGATAATGTCAGGAGTGATGTTTAG
- a CDS encoding M16 family metallopeptidase, producing the protein MTSTLQKFPRINAPTVHQLPNGLTIVAEQMPVEAVNLSLWIKVGSAVESDAINGMAHFLEHMIFKGTERLTSGEFERQIEERGAVTNAATSQDYTQYYINTAPKDFAALAPLQIDVVCNALIPDDAFERERLVVLEEIRRSEDNPRRRTFRRSMETAFEQLPYRRPVLGPEAVISQLQAQQMRDFHRTWYQPQSITAVAVGNLPVEELIATVAEGFSHSQQLTVNSQQSAVNPEPAFTEIVRREFVDESLQQARLVMVWRVPGLGQLNDIYGLDVLAGILAHGRTSRLVRDLREERGLVSSIGVSNMTNQLQGTFYISAKCAVENLQAVEEAIAQHIRILHTELVSESEIARIRRRVANKFIFGNETPSDRAGLYGYYQSMVGDLEPAFNYPDHIQSQNATDLMQAAQQYLSPDAYGVVVLKPHQ; encoded by the coding sequence ATGACCTCAACCCTGCAAAAATTTCCTCGCATAAATGCCCCCACGGTGCATCAATTGCCCAATGGCTTGACTATAGTCGCAGAGCAAATGCCAGTAGAAGCGGTGAATCTCAGCTTGTGGATCAAAGTTGGCTCGGCGGTAGAATCTGATGCTATTAATGGCATGGCTCATTTTTTAGAACACATGATTTTTAAAGGAACCGAGCGTTTAACTAGCGGTGAGTTTGAACGTCAAATTGAAGAACGGGGTGCTGTGACTAATGCTGCTACGAGCCAAGACTATACTCAATACTATATAAATACGGCTCCCAAGGATTTTGCCGCACTGGCTCCACTGCAAATAGATGTAGTATGTAATGCTCTCATTCCTGATGATGCCTTTGAACGGGAACGTTTGGTAGTTTTGGAAGAAATTCGCCGTTCTGAGGATAACCCCCGGCGGCGGACGTTTAGAAGGTCAATGGAGACGGCTTTTGAACAGTTACCTTATCGCCGTCCAGTGTTGGGGCCAGAAGCGGTAATTTCTCAACTCCAAGCCCAGCAAATGCGCGATTTTCATCGTACTTGGTATCAACCACAGTCAATTACGGCTGTGGCTGTGGGTAATTTACCTGTGGAAGAGTTAATTGCAACTGTGGCTGAGGGATTTAGTCACAGTCAACAGTTAACAGTTAACAGTCAACAGTCGGCGGTTAATCCTGAACCTGCGTTTACAGAAATTGTGCGGCGGGAATTTGTTGATGAAAGTCTTCAGCAAGCACGTTTAGTGATGGTGTGGCGGGTTCCAGGGTTGGGACAGTTAAATGATATTTATGGGTTGGATGTTTTGGCGGGAATTTTGGCACATGGACGCACTTCCAGACTGGTGCGGGATTTGCGGGAAGAACGGGGACTGGTGAGTTCTATTGGTGTGAGTAATATGACTAATCAGTTACAGGGGACGTTTTATATTTCTGCTAAATGTGCTGTGGAAAATTTACAGGCTGTTGAGGAGGCGATCGCCCAACATATCCGTATACTACATACAGAGTTAGTCTCAGAATCAGAAATTGCTCGCATACGGCGACGGGTAGCCAACAAGTTTATTTTTGGTAACGAAACACCGAGCGATCGCGCTGGTTTATATGGTTATTATCAATCTATGGTGGGAGATTTAGAACCTGCATTTAACTACCCAGATCATATTCAAAGCCAAAATGCAACTGACTTAATGCAAGCCGCACAACAGTATCTTTCCCCAGATGCTTATGGTGTAGTGGTGTTGAAACCACATCAGTGA
- a CDS encoding fructosamine kinase family protein translates to MWTEIDTHISQVTGEKFQTQHKRSVSGGCINQGYAVADGDLTYFVKLNQASQVAMFEAEALGLNEMLATNTILVPKPICWGTAGNSSYIVLEWLEMGGGNSKSSQEMGRKLAQMHKATSNKGFGWEINNTIGSTPQINTWTADWAEFYTQHRLNYQFQLARRRGGSFPKQDNLLAAIPELFADYQVQPSLVHGDLWGGNAGCTVSGEPVIFDPATYFGDREVDIAMTELFSGFSAGFYEGYHEVFPLDAGYEQRKTLYNLYHVLNHFNLFGGGYGSQANRMIEKILR, encoded by the coding sequence ATGTGGACTGAAATTGATACTCATATTAGCCAAGTAACTGGCGAGAAATTTCAAACTCAGCACAAGCGCAGTGTTAGTGGTGGCTGTATTAATCAAGGTTATGCTGTTGCTGATGGTGACTTGACTTACTTTGTCAAGCTCAATCAAGCCTCTCAAGTTGCTATGTTTGAAGCTGAAGCGCTGGGTTTAAACGAAATGCTGGCGACAAATACCATTCTTGTACCCAAACCGATTTGCTGGGGTACTGCTGGTAATTCTAGCTATATAGTGTTGGAATGGCTAGAAATGGGAGGCGGTAACAGCAAATCTTCCCAAGAAATGGGACGCAAGTTAGCACAGATGCACAAAGCTACTAGCAACAAAGGTTTTGGATGGGAAATTAATAATACTATTGGTTCCACACCCCAAATCAATACCTGGACAGCAGATTGGGCAGAATTTTATACTCAACATCGCTTGAATTATCAATTTCAGTTAGCTAGGCGACGGGGTGGGAGTTTTCCTAAACAAGATAATTTGTTAGCAGCTATTCCTGAATTATTCGCAGATTATCAAGTGCAACCATCTTTAGTACATGGTGATTTATGGGGTGGAAATGCTGGGTGTACTGTGTCCGGTGAACCGGTAATATTTGATCCAGCAACTTATTTTGGTGATAGAGAAGTTGATATTGCGATGACAGAATTATTCAGTGGGTTTTCGGCCGGGTTTTACGAAGGTTATCACGAGGTGTTTCCTTTAGATGCAGGTTATGAGCAGAGAAAAACCCTGTATAACCTGTATCACGTTCTCAATCACTTTAATTTATTTGGCGGTGGTTATGGTTCCCAAGCCAACCGCATGATTGAAAAGATTTTAAGGTAA
- a CDS encoding ABC transporter ATP-binding protein, translated as MNETNIVKRLLPLFNIYPWSIPSIIILGIISSLFEGLGIGLFIPLLQSVMETDSANASNSFVVDTFNSIFSNISPNNRFLMIALCILGSIFLKNCIAYTNEILFAWFNSRIGHQLRSKIYSQLLSVSYSFLEANESGSLINILTSETWRTSQALSTLVSLIISSCMILVYAILLLMISWRMTLLVFGLIMVISLIIRVVTRQVKSLGEQAIQANSDLATRMLEGYAGMKVIREFGREYYEQKRFDTASKNVVKTFFKVDILSNTVSPISEVFSAVILLSILVIALGQDRNSLPNLLTFLFILYRLQPRVQKLDSARVTLISLSGGVDAVMNLLEQSDKPYIRSGDIAYKSLQQGIYFESASFCYHPGESPAIKDISICIPKGKTTAIVGPSGAGKSTLIGLICRFYDVTSGEIYVDNHPLKAVNLNDWRDQIAIVSQDVYVFSTSVLDNIAYGRLDATENEIIAAAKLAHAHEFIQQLPFGYETKVGDRGIRLSGGQRQRIALARAIVRNPEILILDEATNSLDSISEHLIQEALNTLSQDRTVIVIAHRLSTIEKADQILVMNEGQVQEQGNFADLLQNNGLFAQLYQRQYRNFPIENTK; from the coding sequence ATGAATGAAACAAATATAGTTAAACGGTTATTACCACTTTTCAATATTTATCCCTGGTCAATTCCTTCAATTATTATTTTAGGGATAATCTCATCTTTATTTGAAGGTTTAGGAATTGGTCTATTTATTCCGCTACTGCAAAGCGTTATGGAAACAGATTCTGCAAATGCTAGTAATAGCTTTGTAGTAGATACTTTTAATAGTATATTCAGCAATATTTCCCCAAATAACCGCTTTCTAATGATTGCTCTTTGTATTTTGGGCAGTATTTTCTTAAAAAATTGTATAGCTTATACCAACGAGATTTTATTTGCTTGGTTTAATTCGCGTATTGGCCATCAGTTACGCTCAAAAATTTATAGCCAACTTCTAAGTGTTAGCTATAGTTTTTTAGAAGCTAACGAATCCGGTAGCTTAATTAATATCTTAACGTCAGAAACATGGCGAACTAGCCAGGCTTTATCAACATTAGTCAGCTTAATTATTAGTAGCTGCATGATTTTGGTTTATGCAATACTTTTGCTGATGATTTCTTGGCGGATGACTCTGTTAGTTTTCGGATTAATTATGGTAATTTCCTTGATTATCAGGGTAGTTACACGCCAAGTAAAAAGTTTGGGAGAACAAGCAATCCAGGCTAACTCTGATCTTGCTACCCGGATGTTAGAAGGGTATGCAGGGATGAAAGTAATTAGAGAATTTGGGCGAGAATATTATGAGCAAAAACGTTTTGACACAGCTTCAAAAAACGTAGTTAAAACTTTTTTTAAAGTGGATATTTTATCGAATACCGTCAGCCCTATTTCTGAAGTTTTTTCGGCGGTAATATTACTATCTATTCTCGTAATTGCCTTGGGTCAAGACCGAAATTCATTACCTAATTTATTAACTTTTCTTTTTATTCTTTATCGTCTACAGCCGCGTGTCCAAAAGTTAGATAGTGCGCGAGTAACTTTAATTTCTTTGTCTGGTGGTGTTGACGCAGTAATGAACCTTTTAGAACAATCAGATAAACCTTATATTCGTTCTGGTGATATTGCCTACAAAAGTCTCCAACAAGGTATCTATTTTGAATCAGCGAGCTTTTGCTACCATCCTGGAGAAAGCCCAGCCATCAAAGATATTTCGATTTGCATTCCCAAGGGTAAAACCACTGCCATAGTCGGTCCTTCAGGGGCTGGTAAATCTACATTGATTGGCTTAATCTGCCGTTTTTATGATGTGACATCAGGAGAAATCTATGTAGATAATCATCCTTTAAAAGCAGTGAATTTAAATGACTGGCGTGATCAAATTGCCATTGTTAGCCAGGATGTTTATGTCTTTAGTACCAGCGTTTTAGACAATATCGCCTATGGTCGTTTGGATGCAACAGAGAACGAAATTATCGCCGCAGCCAAGCTGGCTCATGCTCATGAATTTATTCAGCAATTACCCTTTGGCTATGAAACTAAAGTAGGCGATCGCGGAATTCGTCTTTCTGGAGGACAAAGACAACGCATAGCCTTAGCCCGTGCAATTGTTCGCAATCCTGAAATTTTAATTTTAGATGAAGCTACAAATTCTCTCGATAGTATTTCTGAACACTTAATCCAAGAAGCCCTCAACACTCTAAGTCAAGATCGCACAGTGATTGTCATTGCTCATCGCCTATCCACCATTGAAAAAGCTGATCAGATTCTGGTGATGAATGAAGGACAGGTGCAGGAACAAGGTAATTTTGCCGATTTACTGCAAAATAACGGATTATTTGCCCAGCTTTATCAAAGGCAATATCGCAACTTTCCCATTGAAAACACGAAGTAA